The following are from one region of the Ignavibacteriota bacterium genome:
- a CDS encoding 2Fe-2S iron-sulfur cluster binding domain-containing protein, with translation MIQLTINGIKVNAEEGMTILDAAKSVGISIPTLCHLKNLDPTGACRICAVEVEGFRGLTPSCAYPVSEGMVVETDSPRVRKARKTIVELLVENHPQDCLICVRNKNCELQDLSERYGVREHRYVGETKCHAIDISSASMERDPAKCILCGRCVRVCHEIQKVGAIDFTKRGFTSIVTTPYNKGLNISDCILCGQCILVCPTAALREKSSIKEVANALYDKKKYCIAQVAPAVRASLGEEFDMPLGTDVTGLLVTGLRRLGFNKVFDTNFAADLTIMEEATELINRIQNGGSLPMFTSCCPGWIKYVEMNRPEVLDHVSTCKSPHEMEGAVLKSYYAKKMGINPEDIYVVSIMPCTVKKYESDRPELSSAARADVDAVLTTRELVRFFKIAGIDFNDLPDSDFDNPLGESTGAAAIFGTSGGVMEAALRTAYFKITGKELDNLEFEEIRGMDGVKEAKIKIGDLDVNIAVVNGIGNVGQILDQVQNGTSKHHFIEVMACPGGCINGGGQPIHQKPEKVMKRVKALYKIDENAKTRRSHENESVLTLYREFFGEPNSHKAHEILHTEYFDKKKILRN, from the coding sequence ATGATTCAGTTAACAATAAATGGAATAAAAGTAAATGCAGAAGAAGGAATGACAATTCTTGATGCTGCTAAATCTGTTGGAATATCAATACCAACACTTTGTCATCTTAAAAATCTTGATCCAACAGGAGCTTGCAGAATTTGTGCAGTTGAAGTTGAAGGATTCAGAGGTTTAACACCATCGTGTGCTTATCCGGTTTCAGAAGGAATGGTTGTTGAAACAGATTCACCACGGGTTCGAAAGGCAAGAAAAACAATTGTAGAACTTCTTGTAGAAAATCATCCTCAGGATTGTTTGATTTGTGTGCGCAATAAAAACTGCGAGCTTCAGGATTTATCAGAGAGATATGGTGTCCGCGAACATCGATATGTTGGTGAAACAAAATGCCACGCAATAGATATTTCAAGTGCATCAATGGAAAGGGATCCTGCAAAATGTATTCTATGCGGAAGATGTGTTCGTGTTTGCCACGAGATTCAGAAAGTAGGAGCTATTGATTTTACAAAACGCGGATTCACTTCAATAGTTACAACACCATATAACAAAGGGTTGAATATAAGCGATTGTATTTTGTGCGGACAGTGTATTCTTGTTTGTCCTACTGCAGCACTTCGGGAAAAAAGTTCAATCAAAGAAGTTGCAAATGCACTCTATGACAAGAAGAAATACTGTATTGCCCAGGTTGCACCAGCAGTCCGTGCTTCACTCGGTGAAGAATTTGATATGCCACTCGGTACTGATGTTACAGGTTTGCTCGTTACGGGTCTAAGAAGATTGGGATTCAATAAAGTTTTTGACACAAACTTTGCCGCTGATCTTACAATTATGGAAGAAGCAACCGAGTTAATAAACAGAATTCAAAACGGCGGAAGCCTTCCGATGTTTACAAGCTGCTGTCCCGGTTGGATAAAGTATGTTGAAATGAACAGACCGGAAGTTTTAGATCATGTTTCAACTTGCAAGTCACCTCATGAAATGGAAGGTGCAGTTTTAAAATCTTATTATGCGAAGAAAATGGGAATAAATCCCGAAGATATTTATGTTGTTTCAATTATGCCCTGCACAGTAAAAAAATATGAATCGGATCGTCCTGAATTATCAAGTGCAGCCAGAGCGGATGTTGATGCTGTACTTACAACAAGAGAGCTTGTTAGATTTTTCAAGATAGCAGGAATTGATTTTAATGATCTGCCTGATAGTGATTTTGATAATCCTCTTGGTGAATCAACAGGTGCTGCTGCTATATTTGGTACAAGCGGCGGAGTAATGGAAGCAGCTTTGCGTACAGCTTATTTCAAAATTACAGGAAAGGAACTTGACAATCTTGAATTTGAAGAAATCCGTGGAATGGATGGAGTGAAGGAAGCAAAAATCAAAATTGGTGATCTTGATGTTAACATTGCAGTAGTAAACGGAATTGGAAATGTCGGACAAATACTTGACCAGGTTCAGAACGGAACTTCAAAACATCATTTCATTGAAGTTATGGCTTGTCCCGGCGGATGTATAAATGGTGGTGGTCAGCCAATTCATCAAAAACCTGAAAAAGTGATGAAGAGAGTTAAAGCTCTTTACAAAATAGATGAGAATGCCAAGACAAGAAGATCGCACGAGAATGAATCAGTGCTGACTCTTTACAGAGAATTTTTTGGTGAGCCGAATTCACACAAAGCTCATGAGATTCTTCATACTGAGTATTTTGATAAAAAGAAAATTTTAAGGAACTAG
- a CDS encoding NADH-quinone oxidoreductase subunit NuoF produces MKDFNQLCCVKCWHTIEKPCEHFIQCCTEGPLCHHDDKCEHEIASLRKRLKYEEHDHPIIMIGMGTCGLASGAAKVKDTIEAELKKLNIEATIEGTGCIGFCAVEPIVDIKLPGRDRISYQEITVKDVPRFIKTTLVDKEIYKEKVLGSHGKSNGVLNLKQVAFFEHQQKIVLANCGIVNPASVDAYLANGGFKAFDKVLRLMKPEEAVKEIIASGLRGRGGAGFTTGKKWELAAKQKSEQKYLVCNADEGDPGAFMDRSLLESDPYRVIEGIMIAAYAIGATTAYIYCRAEYPLAIERLQNSIAKCEEYGILGDNILNSGFSLHIKIKKGAGAFVCGEETALIGSIEGKRGMPKPRPPYPAVSGLFGKPTIINNVETFANVPPIIMMGAQQFAKIGTAKSKGTKVFALSGNIKNTGLVEVPMGTTLRDIIFKIGGGIPDKKEFKAVQIGGPSGGCLPESVIDTSVDYESLKEVGAMMGSGGFVVMDEDTCMVDVAKYFLTFIQEESCGKCVPCREGTKRMLEIIERIPKRYGSDGNKLDQLQRFKGMIHLQRLADVIKDTSLCGLGQSAPNPVLAGLRYFRHEYEDHLYDRKCSAGVCKELLTFSINNEVCSGCGLCVKKCSVEAIVGEKGQAHYILDNKCIKCGMCYEICRFEAININ; encoded by the coding sequence ATGAAAGATTTTAATCAACTCTGTTGCGTAAAATGCTGGCACACAATTGAAAAACCTTGCGAACATTTTATTCAATGCTGCACAGAAGGACCGCTCTGTCATCACGATGATAAATGTGAGCATGAAATAGCTTCACTTCGTAAAAGATTGAAATATGAAGAACACGATCATCCTATAATTATGATTGGAATGGGAACCTGCGGACTTGCTTCAGGTGCTGCCAAAGTTAAAGATACTATCGAAGCTGAACTTAAAAAATTAAACATCGAAGCAACAATTGAAGGAACAGGCTGCATCGGTTTTTGTGCAGTTGAACCAATTGTTGATATAAAACTTCCTGGAAGAGACAGAATTTCTTATCAGGAAATTACAGTTAAAGATGTTCCGAGATTCATTAAAACGACTTTAGTTGACAAAGAAATCTATAAAGAAAAAGTTCTCGGAAGTCACGGAAAATCAAATGGCGTATTAAATTTAAAACAAGTTGCTTTTTTTGAACATCAGCAGAAAATAGTTTTGGCAAACTGCGGAATAGTAAATCCAGCTTCAGTTGATGCATATCTTGCAAACGGTGGATTCAAAGCTTTTGATAAAGTTCTGAGACTAATGAAACCCGAAGAAGCAGTCAAAGAAATAATAGCCAGCGGATTAAGGGGAAGAGGCGGTGCTGGATTTACAACCGGTAAAAAATGGGAGTTAGCTGCAAAACAAAAATCGGAACAAAAATATTTGGTATGCAATGCTGATGAAGGTGACCCGGGTGCATTTATGGATCGTTCACTTCTTGAAAGTGATCCATATCGTGTGATTGAAGGAATAATGATCGCTGCTTATGCAATCGGTGCAACAACAGCTTATATTTATTGCCGTGCTGAGTATCCGCTTGCAATTGAAAGGTTACAGAACTCAATAGCAAAGTGTGAAGAGTACGGAATACTTGGAGACAACATTCTCAACAGCGGATTTTCACTTCACATAAAAATTAAAAAAGGTGCCGGTGCATTTGTCTGCGGTGAAGAAACTGCACTCATTGGTTCAATAGAAGGTAAAAGAGGAATGCCAAAACCTCGTCCACCTTATCCCGCTGTTTCAGGTTTGTTTGGTAAACCGACAATCATCAACAACGTTGAAACTTTTGCAAATGTTCCTCCAATTATTATGATGGGTGCTCAGCAATTTGCTAAAATCGGTACTGCAAAATCGAAAGGCACAAAAGTATTTGCTCTCAGCGGTAATATAAAAAATACCGGATTGGTTGAAGTTCCAATGGGCACAACTTTACGAGATATTATATTTAAAATCGGCGGCGGAATTCCTGATAAAAAAGAATTTAAAGCTGTTCAAATCGGTGGACCTTCCGGTGGATGTTTACCCGAAAGTGTGATTGATACATCAGTTGATTATGAATCATTAAAAGAAGTTGGTGCAATGATGGGTTCCGGAGGATTTGTTGTGATGGATGAAGATACCTGTATGGTTGATGTTGCAAAATACTTTTTAACATTTATTCAGGAAGAAAGCTGCGGTAAGTGTGTTCCTTGTCGTGAAGGAACAAAAAGAATGTTGGAGATAATTGAACGCATTCCTAAAAGATATGGAAGTGATGGAAACAAACTCGACCAATTGCAGAGATTCAAAGGAATGATTCATTTACAAAGATTAGCAGATGTAATAAAAGATACCTCGCTTTGCGGATTAGGACAATCCGCGCCAAATCCGGTTCTGGCAGGATTGAGATATTTCCGCCACGAATATGAAGATCATTTATACGATAGAAAATGTTCGGCAGGAGTTTGCAAGGAACTGCTGACTTTTTCAATTAACAATGAAGTTTGCAGCGGTTGTGGATTGTGTGTAAAGAAATGTTCGGTTGAAGCAATCGTTGGTGAAAAAGGTCAGGCACATTACATATTGGATAACAAATGTATTAAGTGCGGAATGTGTTATGAGATCTGCCGTTTTGAGGCGATAAATATTAATTAG
- a CDS encoding DUF423 domain-containing protein: MNDKKIWIIISAVSGFTTVALGAFGAHGLKSTISAEMLEIFKTGIFYQFVHTIVLLILSVTNFIKGKISSILFLLGIILFSFSLYLYSTSGIKIFAIITPVGGVCFLIGWLGIIIEVVRKKQ; this comes from the coding sequence ATGAATGACAAAAAAATCTGGATAATTATTTCAGCAGTTTCAGGATTTACAACTGTAGCTCTTGGTGCGTTCGGTGCTCACGGATTGAAATCGACAATATCAGCAGAAATGTTAGAAATATTTAAAACGGGAATTTTTTATCAATTTGTACATACTATTGTATTGTTAATTCTATCTGTAACAAACTTTATTAAAGGAAAAATCTCATCAATATTATTTTTGCTGGGAATAATTTTATTCTCATTCTCACTTTACCTTTATTCAACTTCCGGTATAAAAATTTTTGCAATTATAACCCCGGTTGGTGGAGTTTGTTTCCTGATCGGATGGCTTGGAATAATAATCGAAGTTGTCAGAAAAAAGCAATGA
- a CDS encoding response regulator: MNEKKKILLVDDDLDLLEQNKILIESKGYAVITAGSLKEGWEQYRKSKPDAAVVDLIMEEHDSGFVLCYKIKNDQHGKHIPVFILTSATYETGFKFSASTSEEKEWIKADAIINKPVVIDDFVKKLESFFELKEK, from the coding sequence ATGAATGAGAAAAAGAAAATTTTATTAGTTGATGATGACCTCGATCTGCTTGAACAAAATAAAATATTAATCGAATCCAAAGGTTATGCGGTTATAACAGCAGGCAGTTTAAAAGAAGGATGGGAACAATACAGAAAATCCAAACCGGATGCAGCAGTTGTTGATCTGATTATGGAAGAACACGATTCGGGTTTTGTGCTTTGTTACAAAATTAAAAACGACCAGCACGGAAAACATATTCCTGTGTTTATACTTACTTCAGCAACTTATGAAACAGGTTTTAAGTTCAGTGCATCAACGAGCGAAGAAAAGGAATGGATAAAAGCTGATGCAATTATAAATAAACCTGTCGTGATTGATGACTTCGTAAAGAAGCTTGAAAGTTTTTTTGAGTTGAAAGAGAAATAA
- the nuoE gene encoding NADH-quinone oxidoreductase subunit NuoE, which produces MHRQIFGNYQVNDRSSLIPLLQDIQSIYGYLPETALRDISDFVKVPLSRVYGVATFYNQFRLTPLGENIIRVCRGTACHVKNSANILYALETELGIKAGQTTRDKKFTLEVVNCIGACSIAPVILVNDDYHGRISVKDIPKILKKYQTAKKVEKAEEVAQ; this is translated from the coding sequence ATGCACAGACAAATTTTTGGAAATTATCAGGTAAATGACAGAAGCAGTTTAATCCCTCTTCTTCAGGATATTCAATCAATTTACGGGTATCTACCCGAAACCGCACTAAGAGATATTTCAGATTTTGTTAAAGTTCCACTTAGCCGGGTTTACGGTGTTGCGACTTTTTATAATCAATTCAGATTAACTCCTCTGGGTGAAAACATAATTCGTGTTTGCAGAGGTACTGCGTGTCATGTTAAAAATTCAGCTAACATTCTTTACGCGCTTGAAACTGAATTGGGAATTAAAGCTGGTCAAACAACTCGTGATAAAAAATTCACACTTGAAGTTGTGAATTGCATCGGAGCGTGTTCAATCGCACCGGTGATTTTAGTGAATGATGATTACCATGGTAGAATTAGTGTAAAAGATATCCCTAAAATTTTGAAAAAATATCAGACAGCGAAGAAAGTGGAAAAAGCAGAGGAGGTAGCACAATGA
- a CDS encoding class I SAM-dependent methyltransferase produces MDLIKEMKKLNLGCGKDIKDGYINLDIVDYGGNQIHDINSFPYPFKEDFFDEIYASHVLEHLNSFHNTITELYRILKPNGLLIVYAPFFLNTKYFGEPDHKIPFSIRTFDNYEYIGNRKLKFYEKWKLNHRTNYEGKAQFEVLEKKFITSHFTALKWMDFFVNIEPVIYERFFAGIFSPEEVYFELKAIK; encoded by the coding sequence ATGGATTTAATAAAAGAAATGAAAAAGCTCAATCTTGGCTGCGGAAAAGATATTAAAGATGGCTACATTAATCTTGATATAGTTGATTATGGTGGTAATCAGATTCACGATATCAATTCTTTTCCCTATCCTTTTAAGGAAGATTTTTTTGATGAAATATACGCTTCACACGTTCTTGAGCACCTGAATAGCTTTCACAATACAATCACTGAACTTTATCGAATACTCAAACCAAATGGATTATTGATTGTTTATGCACCATTTTTTCTGAATACAAAATATTTTGGTGAACCAGACCATAAAATTCCTTTTTCAATAAGAACATTCGACAACTACGAATACATTGGTAATCGTAAATTAAAATTTTATGAAAAATGGAAACTAAATCATCGCACTAACTATGAAGGTAAAGCACAATTTGAGGTTCTTGAAAAAAAATTTATCACTTCACACTTTACTGCTCTAAAATGGATGGATTTTTTTGTCAATATAGAACCAGTGATTTATGAAAGATTCTTTGCCGGTATTTTTTCGCCCGAAGAAGTTTATTTCGAGCTGAAGGCAATTAAGTAA
- a CDS encoding 4Fe-4S binding protein: MNQAIVTTISDRCKRCYSCVRECPASAIKVIDAQAQVIEERCIACGHCVKVCSQDAKQIFSEIDFTYELLAANNTVAIIAPSFAASFPDNYRKVPGALRKLGFRKVIETAFGADLIANNYMDVLKSETEKTIISSACPAVVSYIQKYYVDLVPNLAKVVSPMIALGRYLKQTEDEEVKIVFIGPCVAKKHEARDEDVIGVIDAVLTFSEIKEMFGQQSINIDELEESEFDGPFAMMGKAYPLAGGLLKTTDINDDILEKDIIVVEGKKKVLEIIEEIANNHINAKFTDILFCEGCISGPAIDTSLNYYARREKVINYINENLNTVDRRVWKSNLYNARKLNLVRNFKIDNQRRPYPTEEKIKQILAQTGKYSPKDELNCGACGYETCREYAVAIAKDLAEKEMCLPYLIEELKNAYDNLSDTQEQLRVAEKLASIGQLAAGVAHEINNPLGTILLYASIVKRDLEKIYHEDQKTQDLDLIVEEANRCKNIVSNLLNFARQGKLNLTEFDLTESIIEILRPFTFDSEYRQIDFKFNILKNGYKITGDEDQLKQVFINVINNACEAMSESVKKELSINISSDQNNFIVEISDTGNGIPKDNQNKVFTPFFTTKNIGKGTGLGLAISYGIIKMHKGNITFATETGKGTTFKITLPKKQTYKKDELLEGAKAL; this comes from the coding sequence ATGAACCAGGCAATAGTAACTACAATATCAGATCGATGTAAACGATGTTACTCTTGTGTACGCGAGTGTCCTGCATCAGCTATTAAAGTTATTGATGCGCAGGCACAAGTGATAGAAGAGCGATGCATTGCTTGCGGACATTGCGTAAAAGTCTGTTCCCAGGATGCAAAACAAATATTTTCAGAGATAGATTTCACCTATGAACTTCTTGCGGCTAATAATACTGTTGCTATTATCGCACCATCATTTGCAGCTTCATTCCCGGATAACTACAGAAAAGTTCCGGGTGCATTAAGGAAACTTGGATTCAGGAAAGTAATTGAAACGGCTTTTGGTGCGGATCTGATTGCTAATAATTACATGGATGTGCTGAAAAGTGAAACAGAAAAAACAATTATCAGTTCAGCCTGTCCGGCAGTTGTAAGCTACATACAGAAATATTATGTAGATCTTGTTCCGAATCTGGCTAAAGTTGTTTCGCCGATGATTGCTCTTGGCAGATATCTCAAACAAACTGAAGATGAGGAAGTCAAAATTGTTTTCATTGGTCCGTGTGTTGCAAAGAAGCATGAGGCAAGAGATGAAGATGTTATTGGAGTTATAGATGCAGTACTCACTTTCTCTGAGATTAAAGAAATGTTCGGTCAGCAGTCAATCAATATTGATGAGCTTGAAGAAAGTGAATTTGATGGACCTTTCGCTATGATGGGAAAAGCTTATCCGCTTGCGGGAGGTTTACTAAAAACAACTGATATTAACGATGACATCCTGGAAAAAGACATCATAGTTGTTGAAGGAAAGAAAAAAGTTCTTGAAATAATAGAGGAGATTGCCAACAATCATATAAATGCAAAGTTTACTGATATACTCTTTTGTGAAGGCTGTATCAGTGGACCAGCGATTGATACATCTCTGAATTATTATGCACGAAGAGAAAAAGTAATCAATTATATAAATGAGAACCTGAACACAGTTGATCGAAGAGTCTGGAAAAGTAATCTCTATAACGCAAGGAAACTCAACCTCGTTAGAAATTTTAAGATTGATAATCAGCGAAGACCGTATCCAACAGAAGAAAAAATTAAACAGATATTGGCACAGACAGGAAAATACAGTCCGAAAGATGAACTTAATTGCGGCGCCTGTGGTTATGAAACTTGCAGAGAATATGCTGTTGCTATTGCAAAAGATCTCGCTGAAAAAGAAATGTGTCTTCCTTACCTGATAGAAGAGTTGAAGAATGCCTACGATAATCTCAGCGATACACAGGAACAATTGCGTGTTGCAGAAAAACTTGCATCAATTGGTCAACTTGCTGCAGGTGTTGCTCACGAAATAAATAATCCGCTTGGAACGATTTTGCTTTATGCATCAATAGTAAAACGTGATCTTGAGAAAATTTATCACGAAGATCAGAAAACTCAGGATTTGGATTTGATTGTTGAAGAAGCAAACCGATGCAAAAATATTGTATCAAATCTGTTGAACTTTGCTCGTCAGGGAAAACTCAATCTGACCGAGTTTGATTTAACAGAATCAATTATTGAAATATTAAGACCTTTTACATTTGATTCGGAATACAGACAAATTGATTTTAAGTTTAACATACTGAAGAATGGTTATAAAATAACGGGTGATGAAGATCAGCTTAAACAGGTTTTCATCAACGTAATCAATAATGCATGCGAAGCAATGAGTGAAAGCGTGAAGAAAGAACTATCTATCAACATTTCTTCTGATCAAAATAATTTTATTGTTGAAATCTCCGATACAGGAAACGGAATACCAAAAGATAATCAGAACAAAGTGTTCACTCCATTCTTCACGACAAAAAATATCGGGAAAGGAACAGGACTCGGTCTCGCAATTTCTTATGGTATAATTAAAATGCATAAAGGAAATATTACTTTTGCAACTGAGACAGGAAAAGGAACAACATTTAAGATAACATTACCAAAAAAACAGACGTATAAAAAAGATGAATTACTTGAAGGAGCTAAAGCATTATGA
- the hydF gene encoding [FeFe] hydrogenase H-cluster maturation GTPase HydF translates to MLKTDEIEKLHIAVVGRQNVGKSKLINCIVNQELCIVNEYPGTTTDPISKEVELLPYGPVLIVDTAGIESEKDFEDKIINKTLKTISNADFAIVVLDARSELTKSETKLITLLRKIEVPFLVAVNKIEFGINQNLLTALSALEVTHFEISCKENAGIEYFKKKLIHLLPDKNKNQELKDIVCERDLVVFVVPDDYEMLNGRVIESYIKTILELLPKQIKNIVIKESELQSRLKQLKKLPDLIITDSLSAERIVPIISDSVKLTTYSLLVAKNRGTHSELINCVKKVSDLQNGDRVLVLEACDSHLQRFDLGKTKITSLLNARLNKKLKFDFSNNSDFPQNISDYKLIIHCDGCQLAGKLFLSKIRQAKLLDVPITSYSTLLAFVNNTLHRTYIPFNNSHTQTNNQ, encoded by the coding sequence ATGCTTAAAACTGATGAAATAGAAAAATTGCACATTGCTGTAGTCGGAAGACAGAACGTTGGCAAATCAAAATTAATTAATTGTATTGTTAATCAGGAACTTTGCATCGTCAATGAGTATCCAGGTACTACTACTGACCCAATAAGTAAAGAGGTTGAACTTCTTCCTTATGGACCTGTTTTGATTGTGGATACAGCAGGTATAGAAAGTGAGAAGGATTTTGAAGATAAAATTATAAATAAAACCCTTAAAACTATTTCTAATGCGGATTTTGCAATAGTTGTTCTTGATGCAAGAAGTGAGTTGACTAAAAGTGAAACCAAGCTGATTACATTACTAAGAAAGATAGAAGTTCCGTTTTTAGTTGCAGTGAACAAAATTGAATTTGGAATTAATCAAAATCTGCTGACGGCATTAAGTGCATTGGAAGTTACTCACTTCGAAATTTCTTGTAAAGAAAATGCAGGGATTGAATATTTCAAGAAGAAATTAATTCACCTGTTACCAGACAAGAATAAAAATCAGGAGTTAAAAGATATTGTTTGTGAAAGGGATCTGGTAGTTTTCGTTGTTCCTGATGACTACGAGATGTTGAATGGAAGAGTTATTGAATCATACATAAAAACTATTCTGGAACTCTTACCAAAACAAATTAAGAATATTGTCATTAAAGAAAGCGAGTTACAGTCCAGATTAAAACAACTAAAAAAGCTTCCGGATCTTATTATAACGGATAGCCTCAGTGCTGAAAGAATAGTCCCAATTATCAGCGATAGTGTGAAACTTACAACGTATTCACTATTAGTTGCCAAAAATCGAGGAACACATTCCGAACTAATTAATTGTGTTAAAAAAGTTAGTGATTTGCAAAATGGTGACAGAGTATTAGTCTTGGAAGCTTGTGATAGTCATCTGCAGAGATTTGATTTAGGGAAAACAAAAATTACAAGTTTGCTTAATGCGCGTTTGAATAAAAAACTGAAATTCGATTTTTCAAATAATTCAGATTTTCCACAAAACATTTCTGATTACAAACTAATAATTCATTGTGATGGATGTCAGCTCGCAGGAAAATTGTTCCTATCTAAAATACGACAGGCGAAGTTGCTTGATGTTCCTATCACCAGCTACAGTACACTATTGGCTTTTGTTAACAATACACTGCATAGAACATATATCCCATTTAATAATTCTCATACTCAAACCAATAATCAGTAA
- a CDS encoding septal ring lytic transglycosylase RlpA family protein has product MKASWYGPKFHGKMTANGEIYDQMALTAAHKSLRFGTLLKVTNPKNGRSVVIRINDRGPYIEGRDLDLSKGAAIELGILRKGVARLKIQEVTLTKSGVQTALVN; this is encoded by the coding sequence ATGAAAGCATCCTGGTATGGACCTAAGTTTCACGGTAAAATGACTGCGAATGGGGAGATTTATGATCAGATGGCACTCACAGCTGCACATAAAAGCTTACGTTTTGGAACACTGTTGAAGGTTACGAATCCTAAAAATGGTAGATCAGTAGTAATACGAATAAATGATCGTGGACCTTATATAGAAGGACGAGATCTTGATCTTTCAAAGGGTGCTGCGATTGAACTTGGTATTCTAAGGAAAGGCGTTGCTCGCCTGAAAATTCAGGAGGTTACTCTCACCAAAAGTGGAGTTCAAACCGCTTTGGTGAATTAA
- a CDS encoding response regulator, protein MKEHKPKVLVVDDEKALRTGVKRLLEMENYEVTEAENGTEGIKLGTETEFDLAVIDLKMPDVDGIEVLKKIKKKFPNTICYIATAYASYETAVEATRIGAHGYITKPFPVEELIQNLKEGYQTRQIYIEADNWRKEREERLLEVAFEKTRLNTIINSINDGVLVINKAGEAVLYNPAALKLLELESIQIEEKIISRLHPEIAELVNNILNKEVYHPSSYSSQVEMKPHGDLFVEATASPVPHPDNSLAGVVVVIRNITALKKIEQLKSQFVSMVSHELKAPIAAVYGFLNLITDENIKLTTEQQKDYIVRSQLRLDGLLKMVNDLLDISRMEMKTVKREIKQVCVEEVIKSLLELFQVEISKKRISVALKCETQSACIKADYEEINRLFTNFISNAIKYNKENGSVSITISKSGDYLITEIKDTGIGLKPEEKKKLFSEFFRAKNEKTKSISGTGLGLSIVKRIVDSYSGKIEVESEFGNGTTFKVYLPFTVQTEDRG, encoded by the coding sequence ATGAAAGAACACAAACCAAAAGTTTTAGTTGTTGACGATGAAAAAGCACTGCGCACTGGCGTAAAGCGTTTGCTCGAAATGGAGAATTATGAAGTAACTGAAGCAGAAAACGGAACAGAAGGGATAAAGTTAGGAACTGAAACAGAATTTGATCTCGCTGTAATTGATTTGAAAATGCCGGATGTTGATGGTATTGAAGTCCTGAAAAAAATAAAGAAAAAATTTCCCAATACAATTTGCTATATCGCTACTGCTTACGCCAGTTATGAAACTGCAGTTGAGGCAACACGAATTGGTGCACATGGTTATATAACAAAACCTTTCCCCGTTGAAGAATTAATTCAAAATCTGAAAGAAGGATATCAGACAAGACAAATTTATATCGAAGCGGATAATTGGCGGAAGGAACGGGAGGAGCGTCTTCTCGAAGTTGCTTTTGAAAAAACTAGACTCAACACTATCATCAACTCAATAAATGATGGAGTGCTTGTGATCAACAAAGCTGGTGAGGCTGTACTTTATAATCCGGCTGCACTGAAGCTTCTGGAACTTGAATCAATTCAGATTGAAGAGAAAATTATCAGCAGGCTTCATCCAGAAATAGCTGAACTTGTTAATAATATTTTGAATAAAGAAGTATATCATCCGAGCTCATATTCATCACAAGTGGAGATGAAACCGCACGGAGATTTGTTTGTTGAGGCAACTGCATCACCTGTTCCGCATCCTGATAATTCGCTTGCAGGAGTTGTGGTCGTAATCAGAAATATAACAGCGTTGAAAAAAATTGAGCAGTTGAAATCTCAGTTCGTATCAATGGTGTCCCACGAATTGAAAGCTCCGATCGCTGCTGTTTACGGGTTTCTCAATTTAATTACTGATGAAAATATAAAACTTACCACCGAACAGCAGAAAGATTACATCGTTCGCTCTCAATTACGACTTGATGGACTGCTTAAAATGGTAAACGATCTTCTGGATATTTCAAGAATGGAAATGAAAACCGTTAAGCGTGAGATTAAACAGGTCTGTGTTGAAGAAGTAATTAAATCTTTACTTGAACTTTTCCAGGTCGAGATAAGTAAAAAAAGAATCTCAGTTGCGTTGAAATGTGAGACTCAATCTGCTTGCATCAAAGCTGATTATGAGGAAATAAACCGGCTCTTCACAAACTTCATCAGTAATGCTATTAAGTATAACAAGGAAAACGGTTCTGTCTCGATAACAATTTCAAAATCAGGTGACTACCTTATTACTGAAATAAAAGACACAGGCATCGGACTGAAACCTGAAGAGAAGAAAAAGTTATTTTCTGAATTCTTCCGTGCAAAGAATGAAAAGACAAAATCAATCAGCGGAACAGGACTTGGTTTATCAATTGTCAAACGAATAGTTGATTCATATTCAGGAAAGATTGAAGTTGAATCTGAGTTTGGCAATGGGACAACATTCAAAGTTTATTTGCCATTTACAGTTCAGACAGAAGATAGAGGATAG